The following proteins are encoded in a genomic region of Oryctolagus cuniculus chromosome 13, mOryCun1.1, whole genome shotgun sequence:
- the LOC108175450 gene encoding claudin-34, which translates to MTLLVNSANRQVAGFAISTIGWILFTTSMGLAEWRLWYMDDPLLSPKGFASVGIWRTCVYHHHRDSNQSHGHTKFCHRHTYNDTFLPLSIRVSQHLLLAANLLGLLGKAFIIFALRNVYMGIGGTNTLFNPFVASGVLYIITSVCVLTTAFWNYYSIVNVQGIAFPSSFHLPFKPDTQEAGSAILVAALSALLMFLSGLVFCLYKFPPDRNVYPEVSKTRIFW; encoded by the coding sequence ATGACCTTACTTGTCAATAGTGCCAATCGCCAAGTAGCAGGTTTTGCCATTTCCACCATAGGATGGATCCTCTTCACCACTTCCATGGGCCTTGCAGAATGGCGATTGTGGTACATGGATGACCCCTTGCTCTCCCCCAAAGGATTTGCCAGTGTGGGAATATGGAGAACCTGCGTTTATCACCATCACCGCGATTCCAACCAAAGCCACGGACATACCAAATTCTGTCACCGACACACCTACAATGATACCTTCCTCCCTCTCAGTATCCGTGTTTCTCAACATCTCCTGCTGGCTGCCAACCTTCTAGGGCTTCTGGGGAAGGCCTTTATCATCTTTGCACTTAGAAATGTGTACATGGGCATTGGGGGGACGAATACCCTCTTCAACCCATTTGTGGCTTCTGGAGTCCTGTACATAATTACTAGTgtctgtgtcttaaccactgcattcTGGAATTACTACTCCATTGTGAATGTACAAGGCATTGCCTTCCCATCATCTTTCCATCTGCCATTCAAGCCGGATACTCAGGAAGCTGGGAGTGCCATTCTAGTGGCggctctctctgccctcctcatGTTTTTGAGTGGCTTGGTTTTCTGCCTTTACAAGTTTCCCCCGGACAGAAACGTGTACCCTGAGGTTTCAAAAACACGAATTTTCTGGTAA